The Legionella sp. PATHC032 genome has a window encoding:
- a CDS encoding NUDIX domain-containing protein, whose product MRTLNTILKIGALIFNEKNQLLAVHKKGKPPMELIVPGGVMEENETDEETLRREIKEELDSDIMSFQFYKQFEDKAIYEEKWLVMRTYIVTLNNEPKPANEIDQLVWLGHDYHESGYRFGSILGKQIIPDFFK is encoded by the coding sequence ATGCGCACATTAAACACAATATTGAAAATCGGTGCACTTATTTTTAATGAAAAAAATCAGTTACTTGCTGTACATAAAAAAGGAAAACCACCCATGGAACTCATTGTTCCAGGTGGCGTTATGGAGGAAAATGAAACCGATGAAGAGACTCTGCGTCGAGAAATCAAAGAAGAACTTGACTCTGATATCATGTCATTTCAGTTTTATAAACAATTTGAAGACAAGGCAATCTATGAGGAAAAATGGTTAGTGATGCGCACTTATATTGTCACTCTGAACAATGAACCTAAACCTGCGAATGAAATTGATCAACTGGTATGGCTTGGGCATGATTATCATGAAAGTGGCTATCGTTTTGGATCCATTTTAGGCAAACAAATTATTCCTGATTTCTTTAAATAA